The following proteins come from a genomic window of Nitrospirota bacterium:
- a CDS encoding ABC transporter substrate-binding protein — translation MRRPLRTARIIAALLLGAAFLAGCDQGSRRPGGAAREQVTFAVVPLPLSAPVYVAAEKGYFRDEGLNVTLAAYSSGKEALTAVIAGTAAFGVTAETPVVYAVLQGAAVSVIATIAETDSSTKIVARKDRGIHAPEDLRGKRIGVTSGTNNEFFLYSFLLFNEMSSREVRTVDIGADQIPGALLRGEVDAVSIWEPHVSVLEEKLGDKALVFHSKALYVMSWNVVSRQELVARSPGTVRKILHALSRAEELIAANGEEARKITASAAGTDLRILARQWNAYTFNLSLSQTLLLSLEEQARWALAGCCPEAEMPNFLTFMHAEALTTVAPEAVTLIHE, via the coding sequence ATGCGACGGCCGCTTAGGACAGCACGCATCATTGCCGCTCTGCTCCTGGGCGCCGCTTTCCTTGCAGGGTGCGACCAGGGCTCCCGCAGGCCGGGCGGCGCAGCCCGGGAACAGGTAACGTTCGCGGTCGTGCCCTTGCCGCTCTCCGCACCGGTATACGTTGCGGCGGAGAAAGGCTACTTCAGGGACGAGGGGCTGAACGTCACCCTCGCCGCCTATTCATCGGGGAAAGAGGCGCTCACCGCGGTGATCGCCGGCACGGCGGCGTTCGGCGTCACTGCGGAGACGCCGGTCGTCTACGCCGTCCTGCAGGGGGCAGCGGTGTCGGTTATCGCCACCATTGCCGAGACCGACAGCAGCACCAAGATCGTCGCGCGCAAGGACCGGGGCATCCACGCTCCGGAAGACCTCAGGGGGAAGAGGATCGGGGTGACCTCAGGCACCAATAACGAGTTTTTCCTCTATTCCTTCCTGCTCTTCAACGAGATGAGCAGCAGGGAGGTCAGGACGGTCGATATAGGAGCCGATCAGATACCCGGGGCGCTGCTTCGGGGAGAGGTGGATGCCGTATCCATCTGGGAACCGCACGTCAGCGTTCTCGAAGAAAAGTTGGGCGACAAAGCCCTGGTGTTCCACAGCAAGGCTCTTTATGTCATGAGCTGGAATGTCGTCTCGCGGCAGGAGCTCGTTGCGCGGAGTCCCGGGACGGTCAGAAAGATACTCCACGCCCTCAGCAGGGCGGAAGAGCTCATTGCGGCGAACGGAGAGGAAGCGCGGAAGATTACTGCGTCCGCCGCCGGCACCGACCTCCGCATACTCGCGAGGCAATGGAACGCCTATACGTTCAACCTGAGCTTGAGCCAGACCCTGCTCCTTTCGCTCGAGGAGCAGGCCCGCTGGGCCCTGGCCGGATGCTGCCCCGAGGCGGAGATGCCGAACTTCCTGACCTTCATGCACGCGGAAGCGCTGACGACAGTGGCGCCGGAGGCGGTGACGCTTATCCACGAATAG